One window from the genome of Candidatus Methylomirabilota bacterium encodes:
- the ureC gene encoding urease subunit alpha, translating to MTLRIPRRQYADLFGPTVGDRVRLADTELLIEVERDFTVYGDEVKFGGGKVIRDGMGQSARATAAEGVLDLVITNALILDHWGIVKADIGVRAGRIVGVGKAGNPDIMAGVMPGLVIGASTEVIAGEGRIVTAGGIDSHIHFICPQLVDEALAAGLTTLIGGGTGPATGTNATTCAPGAWNIHRMLEASDGLPINLGFLAKGNASRPEPLREQVAAGAIGLKLHEDWGTTPAAIDACLAVAEETDTQVAIHTDTLNEAGFVEASIAAFKGRTIHTYHTEGAGGGHAPDILRVCGEANCLPSSTNPTMPFTVNTMDEHLDMLMVCHHLNPKIPEDLAFAESRIRAETIAAEDVLHDLGAISMLSSDSQAMGRIAEVITRTWQTADKMKRQRGALAGDGRADNVRAKRYVAKYTINPAISHGIAHEVGSVEAGKLADLVIWKPAFFGVKPELVVKGGLIVTAAMGDPNASIPTPQPVRYRPMFAAYGRAVGSTSVTFVSRAALEDGVPLRLGLQKRASAVRGCRGLSKAAMIHNAYVPRMEVDAETYEVRADGQLLTCEPASVLPMAQRYFLF from the coding sequence ATGACCCTCCGCATCCCGCGGCGGCAGTACGCTGACCTCTTCGGACCCACGGTGGGCGACCGGGTGCGCCTCGCCGATACCGAACTCCTGATCGAGGTGGAGCGCGACTTCACCGTGTACGGCGACGAGGTGAAGTTCGGCGGCGGCAAGGTGATCCGCGACGGCATGGGGCAATCCGCCCGGGCCACCGCGGCTGAGGGCGTGCTGGACCTGGTCATCACCAACGCGCTCATCCTCGACCATTGGGGCATCGTCAAGGCGGACATCGGCGTGCGGGCGGGGCGCATCGTGGGAGTGGGGAAGGCCGGCAATCCGGACATCATGGCGGGGGTCATGCCGGGACTGGTCATCGGCGCCTCCACCGAGGTCATCGCGGGCGAGGGCCGCATCGTGACGGCGGGCGGCATCGACAGCCACATCCACTTCATCTGTCCGCAGCTCGTGGACGAGGCACTTGCCGCGGGGCTCACCACGCTGATCGGCGGTGGCACCGGGCCGGCGACGGGAACCAACGCTACGACGTGCGCGCCCGGCGCCTGGAACATTCACCGGATGCTGGAGGCCTCCGACGGGCTGCCCATCAACCTGGGCTTTCTCGCCAAAGGCAATGCGTCGCGGCCCGAGCCGCTGCGCGAGCAGGTGGCGGCGGGCGCCATCGGGCTCAAGCTCCACGAAGACTGGGGCACGACGCCAGCGGCCATCGACGCGTGTCTCGCGGTGGCGGAGGAGACGGATACCCAGGTCGCGATCCACACGGACACGCTGAACGAGGCGGGTTTCGTGGAAGCGTCCATCGCGGCCTTCAAGGGCCGGACCATTCATACGTACCACACCGAGGGCGCGGGAGGCGGCCACGCGCCCGACATTCTCCGCGTGTGCGGGGAGGCGAATTGCCTGCCGTCATCCACGAACCCGACCATGCCCTTCACCGTGAACACCATGGACGAGCACCTCGACATGCTCATGGTGTGTCATCACCTGAATCCGAAGATCCCCGAGGATCTCGCCTTCGCGGAGTCGCGCATCCGGGCCGAGACGATCGCCGCCGAGGATGTGCTCCACGATCTGGGCGCGATCAGCATGCTTTCATCGGACTCCCAGGCCATGGGCCGCATCGCCGAGGTCATCACGCGTACCTGGCAAACCGCGGACAAGATGAAGCGGCAGCGGGGTGCGCTTGCCGGGGACGGCCGCGCGGACAACGTGCGCGCGAAGCGCTACGTGGCCAAGTACACGATCAATCCTGCTATTTCACACGGCATTGCCCATGAGGTGGGCTCGGTCGAGGCGGGCAAGCTCGCCGACCTCGTGATCTGGAAGCCGGCCTTCTTCGGCGTCAAGCCCGAGCTCGTGGTCAAGGGCGGGCTCATCGTCACCGCGGCCATGGGCGATCCGAATGCCTCCATCCCGACGCCGCAACCCGTGCGGTACCGCCCGATGTTCGCCGCCTACGGTCGCGCCGTCGGCTCGACCTCCGTGACCTTCGTGTCGCGGGCGGCGCTGGAGGACGGCGTGCCCCTGCGCCTCGGCCTCCAGAAGCGGGCCAGCGCGGTGCGCGGGTGCCGCGGCCTCTCCAAGGCGGCCATGATCCACAACGCCTATGTGCCCCGCATGGAAGTGGACGCGGAGACGTATGAGGTCCGGGCCGATGGCCAGCTCCTGACCTGCGAGCCGGCGTCGGTCCTGCCGATGGCGCAGCGCTACTTCCTCTTCTAG
- the hpxZ gene encoding oxalurate catabolism protein HpxZ, translating to MEINLPEVVAEVTQAFRRYEAALTTNDIPVLEASFWDHPLVIRFALHDNGYGPDAIARSRLSRGNTDLRRELKHTLITTFGRDFATTNTEFQRVDSGREGRQSQTWVRTDKGWKVVSAHVSWLTPAP from the coding sequence ATGGAGATCAATCTCCCCGAGGTCGTCGCCGAGGTGACGCAGGCTTTTCGCCGCTACGAGGCGGCGCTCACCACCAACGACATTCCCGTGCTGGAAGCATCGTTCTGGGATCATCCGCTGGTGATTCGCTTCGCCCTCCACGACAACGGGTACGGCCCGGACGCGATCGCGCGGTCGCGCCTCAGCCGGGGCAACACCGACCTGCGCCGCGAGCTCAAGCACACGCTGATCACGACATTCGGCCGCGACTTCGCGACCACGAACACCGAGTTCCAGCGGGTCGACTCGGGCCGCGAGGGGCGTCAGAGCCAGACCTGGGTGCGGACCGACAAGGGCTGGAAGGTCGTGAGCGCCCACGTCTCCTGGCTGACCCCGGCGCCCTGA
- the ureG gene encoding urease accessory protein UreG, translating to MSASTTPRALPRPLKIGVGGPVGSGKTALVERLSRLLRDRYDMAVITNDIYTQEDAQFLIRRGALAAERVIGVETGGCPHTAIREDASVNLEAVHQLVGRFPGLELLLVESGGDNLAATFSPELVDATIYVIDVAEGDKIPRKGGPGITRSDLLVINKIDLAPYVGADLAVMERDAKRMRGDRPFVFTNLRDGDGAQAVADWIRRELLFEG from the coding sequence ATGAGCGCGTCGACGACGCCGCGTGCGCTGCCGCGCCCGCTGAAAATCGGCGTCGGCGGGCCGGTCGGCTCGGGCAAGACGGCACTGGTGGAGCGGCTCTCGCGCCTCCTGCGCGACCGCTACGACATGGCGGTGATCACCAACGACATCTACACGCAGGAGGACGCGCAGTTCCTCATCCGGCGCGGCGCGCTGGCCGCCGAGCGGGTCATTGGAGTGGAAACCGGAGGCTGTCCCCACACCGCGATCCGCGAGGACGCCTCGGTAAACCTCGAGGCCGTGCATCAGCTCGTCGGCCGGTTTCCCGGCCTCGAGCTCCTCCTCGTCGAGAGCGGCGGGGACAACCTCGCCGCCACGTTCAGCCCTGAGCTCGTGGACGCGACCATCTACGTGATCGACGTCGCCGAGGGGGACAAGATCCCGCGGAAGGGCGGCCCGGGCATCACGCGGTCCGACCTGCTCGTCATCAACAAGATCGACCTGGCCCCGTACGTGGGCGCCGATCTCGCGGTGATGGAGCGTGACGCCAAGCGCATGAGAGGAGACCGGCCGTTTGTCTTCACGAATCTTCGCGACGGTGACGGCGCGCAGGCCGTGGCCGATTGGATCCGGCGCGAGCTCCTCTTCGAGGGCTGA
- a CDS encoding urease accessory protein UreE: MITEPHLHVSDEALRGRERDTLCLTWEERRWTRKRVLTGAGREVALALPTGSVLQPGDVIAIESGWYLVVEGRPEPVLAIAPRDRAEAIRVAFDVGNRHFSLALDGDVILVPDDTAMEQLVQRLGVAWERRTAVYDPIGGGGHRHEPGRSPLDGHSHLDHGHEHSHA, translated from the coding sequence GTGATCACCGAGCCCCACCTGCACGTCTCCGATGAGGCCCTGCGGGGACGCGAGCGCGACACGCTCTGTCTCACCTGGGAGGAGCGGCGCTGGACCCGCAAGCGCGTGCTGACGGGTGCCGGCCGCGAGGTGGCGCTCGCCCTGCCGACCGGCAGCGTGCTGCAGCCGGGCGACGTGATCGCGATCGAGTCGGGCTGGTACCTCGTGGTGGAGGGACGTCCCGAGCCGGTGCTGGCGATCGCGCCGCGCGACCGCGCCGAGGCCATTCGCGTGGCCTTCGACGTGGGCAACCGGCACTTCTCGCTCGCTTTGGACGGGGACGTCATCCTGGTGCCGGACGACACCGCGATGGAGCAGCTCGTCCAGCGGCTCGGCGTGGCCTGGGAGCGGCGCACCGCGGTGTACGATCCCATCGGCGGTGGTGGCCACCGCCACGAGCCCGGGCGGAGCCCGCTGGACGGCCACTCGCACCTGGATCACGGGCACGAGCACTCCCATGCCTGA
- a CDS encoding AtzG-like protein, producing MSYPAPDPEEARAYAERAAAAIGLPLPAERMPAVAQHLAILLAAAALVLDFPLPEDGEAAPVFEP from the coding sequence ATGAGCTACCCGGCGCCCGATCCCGAGGAGGCCCGCGCGTATGCCGAGCGCGCCGCCGCGGCCATCGGCCTCCCGCTCCCGGCCGAGCGAATGCCCGCCGTCGCGCAGCACCTCGCGATCCTGCTCGCCGCCGCTGCCCTCGTGCTCGACTTCCCGCTGCCCGAGGATGGGGAAGCTGCGCCCGTCTTCGAGCCATGA
- the urtD gene encoding urea ABC transporter ATP-binding protein UrtD encodes MTVNAAAQGSIIYLEDVTVEYEGFKALNALNFFMDYQELRVVIGPNGAGKTTLLDVITGKAQPRAGRVIFGRNTDLVGRRENEIAALGVGRKFQNPSIFANLTVRENLELALARPSKGVLATMRARLDGGQRARVDATLEAIGLAAEAGLRAGGLSHGQKQWLEIGMVIVQDAELLLVDEPVAGMTDEETERTGRLLQDVARERAVLVIEHDMEFVRRIARTVTVLHEGSVLCEGSVDEIQKDGRVLEVYLGRSREERGPAHA; translated from the coding sequence ATGACCGTGAATGCGGCTGCTCAGGGCTCCATTATTTATCTGGAGGACGTGACTGTCGAATACGAGGGGTTCAAGGCGCTGAACGCCCTGAACTTCTTCATGGACTACCAGGAGCTGCGCGTCGTCATCGGCCCTAACGGCGCGGGCAAGACGACGCTGCTCGACGTGATCACCGGCAAGGCGCAGCCGCGTGCGGGTCGCGTCATCTTCGGCCGGAACACCGATCTCGTGGGCCGCCGCGAAAACGAGATCGCGGCCCTTGGCGTCGGCCGCAAGTTCCAGAACCCGTCGATCTTCGCCAATCTGACGGTCCGGGAGAACCTGGAGCTGGCCCTGGCCCGTCCCAGCAAGGGCGTCCTCGCGACGATGCGCGCGCGCCTCGACGGCGGACAGCGCGCTCGAGTGGATGCCACGCTAGAGGCGATCGGACTCGCCGCCGAGGCGGGGCTACGTGCGGGCGGGCTTTCCCACGGCCAAAAGCAGTGGCTCGAAATCGGGATGGTCATCGTGCAGGACGCCGAGCTGCTCCTGGTGGATGAGCCGGTGGCGGGGATGACGGACGAGGAGACGGAGAGGACTGGCCGGCTCCTCCAGGACGTGGCGCGAGAGCGGGCCGTGCTCGTCATCGAGCACGACATGGAGTTCGTCCGGCGCATCGCACGGACGGTCACGGTGCTCCACGAGGGGAGCGTCCTGTGCGAAGGGTCGGTGGACGAGATCCAGAAGGACGGGCGCGTGCTCGAAGTCTATCTCGGGCGCAGCCGGGAGGAGCGGGGCCCTGCCCATGCTTGA
- a CDS encoding urease subunit gamma: protein MHLTPREQDKLLVFVAAEVARRRRARGLKLNYPEAMALITAEILEGIRDGRSVSDLMAYGMTILSRADVMDGVPEMLDEVQVEGTFPDGTKLVTVHHPIR, encoded by the coding sequence GTGCACCTGACTCCGCGCGAGCAGGACAAGCTCCTGGTGTTCGTGGCCGCCGAGGTGGCCCGCCGCCGCCGCGCGCGGGGCCTCAAGCTCAACTATCCCGAAGCCATGGCGCTGATCACCGCGGAGATTCTCGAGGGTATTCGCGACGGGCGCTCCGTCTCCGATCTCATGGCCTACGGCATGACCATCCTGAGCCGAGCCGACGTGATGGACGGCGTGCCGGAGATGCTTGACGAGGTCCAGGTCGAGGGCACTTTCCCCGACGGCACGAAACTGGTGACGGTGCATCATCCAATCCGATGA
- a CDS encoding helix-turn-helix domain-containing protein, translated as MDGKQLETELERLVLNALPALVREQVTAERGRLYRAVMMRLELPLLRHVLDLSGGNQLRAARLLGINRNTLRKRLRVLGLLPHASTRNETLA; from the coding sequence ATGGACGGAAAGCAGCTGGAGACCGAGCTCGAGCGTCTGGTGCTGAACGCCTTGCCGGCGCTCGTGCGCGAGCAGGTCACCGCCGAGCGGGGGCGCCTGTATCGGGCGGTCATGATGCGGCTGGAGCTGCCGCTGCTCCGCCACGTGCTCGATCTCTCGGGCGGCAATCAGCTCAGGGCGGCGCGCCTGCTGGGCATCAATCGCAATACCTTGCGCAAGCGGCTCCGGGTGCTCGGCCTCCTGCCGCACGCCTCCACCCGGAACGAGACGCTGGCCTAA
- the urtC gene encoding urea ABC transporter permease subunit UrtC, with translation MPTRERWALLAGAALVVVVLPALNSLPKDSPLHVSDFTLNLFGKFLTYAILALGIDLIWGYAGVLSLGHGVFFGLGAYAMGMHLMLEIGTQGVYRNALPDFMVWNRVTELPLFWRPFYSAWFTLLAVVVVPGIVAAVFGFLTFRSRIRGVYFSIITQALALCAWLTFNRNALNLGGTNGLSGFKTIFGFSLSEPATQRGLYVASAIALCLAYVLCRVIVGSPAGKVLVAIRDSETRVLFCGYSPAAFKLFVFVVSAVLAGVAGALYVGQVGIITPARIGVLPSIEMIIWVAVGGRGTLLGPVVGAVGVNWLQSLLTTHYPDLWLLVLGGMFVGVVLFFPEGVVGSLQQLPRFLTRVRRVRDERPPNSSNEGSYAPLGLPRPQAPPPPRGPRS, from the coding sequence ATGCCGACTCGTGAGCGGTGGGCTCTGCTCGCCGGCGCCGCGCTCGTCGTCGTGGTGCTGCCCGCGCTGAACTCGCTGCCCAAGGACTCGCCGCTCCACGTGAGCGATTTCACCCTGAACCTCTTCGGCAAGTTCCTGACCTACGCGATCCTGGCGCTGGGGATCGACCTCATCTGGGGGTATGCGGGCGTGCTCTCGCTGGGCCACGGTGTGTTCTTCGGGCTGGGCGCCTATGCCATGGGGATGCACCTCATGCTCGAGATCGGCACGCAGGGCGTGTACCGCAACGCGCTGCCGGACTTCATGGTATGGAACCGGGTCACCGAGCTGCCGCTCTTCTGGCGGCCGTTCTACAGCGCCTGGTTCACGCTCCTCGCCGTGGTCGTGGTGCCCGGCATCGTGGCCGCGGTGTTCGGCTTCCTCACCTTCCGGAGCCGGATCCGCGGTGTCTACTTCTCGATCATCACGCAGGCCCTTGCCCTCTGCGCCTGGCTGACGTTCAACCGCAACGCGCTGAACCTCGGCGGGACCAACGGGCTCTCGGGCTTCAAGACCATCTTCGGCTTCTCGCTCAGCGAGCCCGCGACCCAGCGGGGGCTCTACGTGGCCAGCGCGATCGCCCTCTGCCTGGCGTACGTGCTCTGCCGTGTCATCGTGGGGTCGCCCGCCGGCAAGGTCCTCGTGGCGATCCGCGACAGCGAGACGCGGGTACTCTTCTGCGGGTACTCGCCGGCGGCCTTCAAGCTCTTCGTGTTCGTCGTCTCCGCAGTGCTGGCGGGAGTGGCCGGGGCGCTGTACGTGGGGCAGGTGGGTATCATCACGCCCGCCCGCATCGGCGTGCTCCCATCCATCGAGATGATCATCTGGGTGGCGGTCGGGGGCCGCGGCACGCTGCTCGGCCCCGTGGTGGGCGCGGTGGGGGTGAACTGGCTCCAGAGCCTGCTCACCACCCACTACCCCGACCTCTGGCTCCTCGTGCTCGGCGGCATGTTCGTGGGGGTGGTGCTCTTCTTCCCGGAAGGCGTGGTGGGGAGCCTGCAGCAACTGCCGCGGTTCCTGACGCGTGTTCGAAGGGTCCGCGACGAGCGACCGCCGAACTCTTCGAACGAGGGGAGCTACGCCCCCCTCGGGCTCCCCCGGCCCCAGGCCCCCCCACCGCCGCGAGGCCCAAGATCATGA
- a CDS encoding urease subunit beta encodes MIPGEYLLGDGEIEANVGRETAQLAVANTGDRPIQVGSHFHFFEANRALRFDRARAFGMRLNIPAGTAVRFEPGDEKVVTIVALAGAREVHGLNALTDGPTAGGARAAAVARASRAGFEGAGR; translated from the coding sequence ATGATTCCGGGCGAGTACCTGCTGGGCGACGGGGAGATCGAGGCCAATGTCGGCCGGGAGACGGCGCAGCTCGCCGTGGCGAACACGGGGGACCGGCCGATCCAGGTAGGCTCGCACTTCCACTTCTTCGAGGCCAACCGCGCGCTGCGTTTCGACCGCGCCCGCGCATTTGGCATGCGGCTCAACATCCCCGCGGGCACGGCGGTGCGCTTCGAGCCCGGCGACGAGAAGGTGGTGACGATAGTGGCCCTGGCGGGGGCGCGAGAGGTGCACGGTCTCAACGCCCTCACCGACGGCCCCACCGCCGGGGGGGCCCGCGCCGCCGCGGTGGCACGGGCATCGCGCGCCGGCTTCGAGGGCGCGGGACGATGA
- a CDS encoding AtzE family amidohydrolase, with amino-acid sequence MSAASLEASDAVGVAEAVRARRASAAEVAARALARIAARDPALNCFTAVLADRARRDAAAVDAALARGEDPGPLAGVPVAVKNLFDVEGLTTLAGSRINAERPPASRDAACVAALRRAGAVLVGALNMDEYAFGFTTQNTHYGPTRNPHDRDRVAGGSSGGSGAAVAAGLVPLTLGSDTNGSIRVPAALCGVFGLKPTYGRVSRRGTALFAGSFDHVGPLARSTRDLAAAFDVLQGPDAADPAASRRPVEPVGQGWTQGIAGLRIAVAGEHFARGGEPEALAAVGEVARALGARETVTLPEPHRARAAALIITSAEGAQLHVPDLRTRPDDFDPMTRDRFLAGALVPATAYVAAQRFRAWYRAAVRLLFNQVDVVLAPTTPFPAPRIGQERITVAGHEVPARTTLGLYTQPLSFIGLPVISVPMARAPGRLPLGVQLVAAPFREAALLRVAAYLEAEGVIAARIA; translated from the coding sequence ATGAGCGCGGCGAGCCTGGAGGCGAGTGACGCCGTCGGCGTGGCCGAGGCGGTGCGGGCGCGTCGCGCATCCGCGGCCGAGGTCGCGGCGCGCGCGCTCGCGCGGATCGCCGCGCGTGACCCCGCGCTGAACTGCTTCACCGCCGTGCTGGCGGACCGCGCGCGCCGCGACGCGGCGGCGGTCGACGCCGCCCTGGCCCGCGGCGAGGATCCCGGCCCGCTCGCCGGGGTGCCCGTCGCCGTGAAGAACCTCTTCGACGTGGAGGGGCTCACGACGCTGGCGGGCTCGCGGATCAACGCCGAACGCCCGCCGGCCTCGCGCGACGCCGCATGCGTGGCCGCGCTCCGCCGGGCAGGCGCCGTCCTCGTCGGCGCGCTCAACATGGACGAGTACGCGTTCGGATTCACGACCCAGAACACCCACTACGGTCCCACGCGGAATCCTCACGACCGCGACCGCGTCGCCGGCGGGTCGTCGGGCGGCTCGGGGGCCGCGGTCGCTGCCGGCCTGGTGCCGCTCACGCTCGGCTCCGACACGAATGGGTCGATCCGGGTGCCGGCGGCGCTGTGCGGCGTGTTCGGGCTCAAGCCGACGTACGGGCGTGTGTCGCGGCGTGGCACCGCGCTCTTCGCAGGCTCCTTCGACCACGTGGGCCCGCTGGCGCGCTCGACGCGTGATCTCGCCGCCGCCTTCGACGTGCTGCAGGGCCCCGACGCGGCGGATCCAGCGGCGAGCCGTCGTCCCGTGGAGCCTGTGGGGCAGGGGTGGACGCAGGGGATCGCCGGGCTCCGCATCGCGGTGGCGGGCGAGCACTTCGCGCGGGGCGGCGAGCCCGAGGCGCTCGCCGCGGTCGGGGAGGTCGCGCGGGCGCTCGGGGCGCGCGAGACCGTGACACTGCCCGAGCCGCATCGGGCCCGGGCCGCCGCCTTGATCATCACCTCGGCCGAGGGCGCCCAGCTCCACGTGCCCGATCTCCGGACGCGTCCGGACGACTTCGATCCCATGACGCGCGATCGCTTCCTGGCCGGGGCGCTCGTCCCCGCGACCGCGTACGTGGCCGCGCAGCGCTTCCGGGCCTGGTATCGCGCCGCGGTCCGCCTCCTCTTCAACCAGGTCGACGTGGTGCTCGCCCCCACCACGCCGTTTCCCGCGCCGCGCATCGGACAGGAGCGCATCACGGTCGCGGGTCATGAGGTGCCGGCGCGGACCACGCTCGGCCTCTACACCCAGCCGCTGTCGTTCATCGGCCTGCCCGTGATCTCGGTCCCGATGGCGCGCGCGCCGGGCCGTCTGCCGCTGGGGGTGCAGCTCGTGGCGGCGCCCTTCCGCGAGGCGGCGTTGCTGCGCGTAGCCGCCTATCTGGAAGCCGAGGGCGTGATCGCGGCGCGCATCGCCTGA
- the urtE gene encoding urea ABC transporter ATP-binding subunit UrtE, translated as MLEIQGLDVAYGESQVLWDVSLRVPAAGVVCLMGRNGVGKTTLLKTIMGLLPARDGHIVFDGEDLVGRRPEERVARGIGYVPQGREIFPNLTVAENLRVGLLGRAGGGNGNGHGPRGDFDEVFSLFPKLETLLKRKGGVLSGGEQQQLAIARVLLARPKLLLMDEPTEGIQPSVILQIEEAIERIKARGIAVLLVEQYLEFAWRLADSYAIIRKGAIVASGATADLRQDAVREHLTV; from the coding sequence ATGCTTGAGATCCAGGGACTCGACGTCGCCTACGGCGAGAGCCAGGTGCTCTGGGACGTGTCGCTCCGCGTGCCCGCGGCCGGTGTCGTCTGCCTGATGGGCCGCAACGGCGTCGGCAAGACCACGCTCCTCAAGACCATCATGGGGCTCTTGCCTGCACGCGACGGGCACATCGTGTTCGACGGCGAGGATCTGGTGGGGCGCCGCCCCGAGGAGCGCGTCGCCCGGGGCATCGGCTACGTTCCGCAGGGACGCGAGATCTTCCCCAATCTCACCGTGGCCGAGAACCTACGCGTGGGTCTTCTCGGGCGCGCCGGCGGGGGGAACGGAAACGGCCACGGCCCGCGCGGCGACTTCGACGAGGTCTTCTCGCTGTTCCCGAAGCTCGAGACCCTGCTCAAGCGCAAGGGCGGCGTGCTCTCGGGGGGCGAGCAACAGCAGCTCGCGATCGCACGGGTGCTCCTCGCCCGGCCGAAGCTTCTCCTCATGGACGAGCCCACCGAGGGTATACAGCCGAGCGTGATCCTGCAGATCGAGGAAGCGATCGAGCGGATCAAGGCGCGCGGCATCGCGGTGCTGCTGGTCGAGCAGTACCTGGAGTTCGCCTGGCGGCTTGCCGACTCCTATGCCATCATACGCAAGGGCGCGATCGTGGCGAGCGGGGCCACCGCGGATCTCCGCCAGGACGCGGTCCGCGAGCATCTCACCGTCTAG
- a CDS encoding urease accessory protein UreD, with product MLGFERRGGRTVLAERRYALPLQALECMELEDGVAALMLLNPTGGVLGGDRLETRVRVGAGAHACLTTPSATRVYRSLGEPARQRVVATVAVGARLEYVPDHLIPSPGSRLRQETDIVLEAGGAALIWDAWSVGRPARGEAWTFAELDLRLDVRDAGGPILHERARLDGRGLWDGLGGAEGMPYLGVFVAVESGRAVWGPIAGALDDALPRGRTPVRGGAAVLGRAGALVRVAAPSAPALTEAAEALWATGRRALFDRPPLRLRKL from the coding sequence GTGCTGGGGTTCGAGCGGCGCGGCGGCCGTACCGTGCTCGCCGAGCGGCGCTACGCTCTCCCGCTCCAGGCGCTCGAGTGCATGGAGCTGGAGGACGGCGTGGCCGCGCTCATGCTCCTCAATCCCACCGGCGGCGTGCTGGGCGGCGATCGTCTGGAGACCCGCGTGCGGGTGGGGGCGGGTGCCCACGCCTGTCTGACCACGCCCTCGGCCACGCGGGTGTATCGGAGCCTGGGGGAGCCGGCGCGACAGCGCGTCGTCGCCACCGTGGCCGTGGGCGCGCGGCTCGAATACGTGCCCGATCACCTGATCCCGTCACCCGGCTCCCGCCTGCGGCAGGAGACCGACATCGTCCTCGAAGCCGGTGGCGCGGCGCTGATCTGGGACGCCTGGTCCGTCGGCCGCCCCGCGCGTGGCGAGGCCTGGACCTTCGCCGAGCTGGATCTGCGTCTGGACGTCCGCGACGCGGGGGGGCCGATCCTCCACGAGCGCGCACGGCTCGATGGGCGCGGGCTCTGGGACGGGCTGGGCGGCGCCGAGGGCATGCCGTACCTCGGGGTGTTCGTGGCCGTGGAATCGGGGCGAGCGGTGTGGGGCCCGATCGCGGGCGCGCTGGACGATGCGCTGCCCCGTGGTCGCACCCCGGTCCGGGGCGGGGCCGCGGTGCTCGGCCGCGCGGGCGCGCTCGTGCGCGTGGCCGCGCCCTCCGCGCCCGCGCTCACCGAGGCGGCAGAGGCGCTGTGGGCGACGGGGCGCCGCGCCCTGTTCGACCGCCCGCCGTTGCGGTTGCGCAAGCTCTGA
- a CDS encoding urease accessory protein UreF, whose product MPDPALLPLLHLADTAFPTGGYAHSLGLETYCQDGRVADAEGLAAFLTMHLEGAAGPADATAAVAALRAFAARDLGACRALDARLEAMKPARELREASRQMGRQTLRVARALTGDAGLGAYAAAVDAGEAPGHHGVAFGMAAGALGVGAEAAATGYLYSATSLLVGAALRLMRLGQLEGQRVLWRLHPLIGRLAAEAAARDPDDMWSWAPGLELASLAHERLDARLFRS is encoded by the coding sequence ATGCCTGATCCCGCGCTGCTGCCGCTCCTGCATCTGGCCGACACCGCGTTCCCGACGGGCGGCTATGCGCACTCGCTCGGGCTCGAGACGTATTGCCAGGACGGCCGCGTCGCCGACGCCGAGGGGCTGGCGGCCTTCCTCACCATGCACCTCGAGGGCGCGGCCGGGCCGGCCGACGCCACCGCCGCGGTGGCGGCGCTGCGCGCATTTGCCGCCCGCGATCTCGGAGCGTGCCGCGCGCTCGACGCGCGGCTCGAGGCGATGAAGCCGGCTCGCGAGCTGCGGGAGGCCAGCCGTCAGATGGGCCGCCAGACCCTGCGCGTGGCCCGGGCGCTGACCGGCGACGCAGGGCTCGGCGCCTACGCGGCCGCGGTCGACGCGGGTGAGGCCCCCGGGCATCACGGCGTGGCCTTCGGCATGGCCGCGGGGGCGCTGGGGGTGGGGGCCGAGGCCGCGGCCACGGGCTATCTCTATTCCGCGACGTCGCTGCTGGTCGGCGCCGCCCTCCGCCTCATGCGCCTCGGCCAGCTCGAGGGCCAGCGCGTGCTCTGGCGGCTCCACCCGCTGATCGGCCGCCTGGCCGCCGAAGCGGCGGCGCGCGATCCCGACGACATGTGGAGCTGGGCGCCCGGCCTCGAGCTGGCGAGCCTCGCCCACGAGCGGCTGGACGCGAGGCTCTTCCGCTCATGA